The Mycobacterium paragordonae genome includes a region encoding these proteins:
- a CDS encoding coenzyme F420-0:L-glutamate ligase, with protein MPPAGEHGAAATIEILPVTGLPEFRPGDDLGAALSAAAPWLRDGDVVVVTSKVVSKCEGRLVPAPEDDEERDRLRRKLVDDEAVRVLARKERTLITENRLGLIQAAAGVDGSNVGRTELALLPLDPDASAAALRAGLRERLGVTVAVVITDTMGRAWRNGQIDAAVGTAGLAVLHNYSGAVDRHGNELVVTEVAVADEIAAAADLVKGKLTAMPVAVVRGLNPVDDGSTARQLVRAGTEDLFWLGTAEAIELGRGQAQLLRRSVRRFSDEPVPPAVVESAVAEALTAPAPHHTRPVRFVWLQDPVTRTRLLDRMKEKWRADLTGDGRPADSVERRVARGQILYDAPEVVIPFLVPDGAHSYPDAVRTEAEHTMFTVAVGAAVQALLVALAVRGVGSCWIGSTIFAADLVREELALPAEWEPLGAVAIGYAAEPAGPREPVPAAELLIRK; from the coding sequence CTGCCGCCGGCCGGCGAGCACGGCGCCGCCGCCACCATCGAAATCCTGCCCGTCACCGGGCTTCCCGAGTTCCGTCCCGGTGACGACCTGGGCGCCGCGCTCAGCGCGGCCGCGCCGTGGTTGCGCGACGGCGACGTGGTGGTGGTGACCAGCAAGGTGGTGTCCAAGTGCGAGGGCCGGCTGGTCCCGGCACCCGAAGACGACGAGGAACGAGACCGGTTGCGCCGCAAGCTGGTCGACGACGAAGCGGTGCGGGTGCTGGCTCGCAAGGAACGAACCCTGATCACCGAGAACCGGCTGGGCCTGATCCAGGCGGCGGCCGGTGTGGACGGATCCAACGTCGGGCGAACCGAATTGGCGTTGCTGCCGCTGGACCCGGATGCCAGCGCCGCCGCGCTGCGGGCCGGGTTGCGCGAGCGGCTCGGTGTCACCGTCGCGGTGGTGATCACCGACACCATGGGCCGCGCCTGGCGCAACGGCCAGATCGACGCGGCCGTCGGCACCGCGGGTCTGGCGGTGCTGCACAACTATTCGGGTGCCGTCGACCGGCACGGCAACGAACTGGTGGTCACCGAAGTGGCGGTCGCCGACGAGATCGCGGCCGCGGCCGACCTGGTCAAGGGCAAGCTCACCGCGATGCCGGTGGCGGTGGTGCGCGGGCTCAACCCGGTCGACGACGGTTCGACGGCCCGGCAACTGGTGCGCGCGGGCACCGAGGACCTGTTCTGGCTCGGCACCGCGGAGGCGATCGAGTTGGGCCGCGGGCAGGCCCAGCTGCTGCGGCGTTCGGTGCGCCGATTCAGCGACGAGCCGGTGCCGCCGGCGGTCGTCGAATCCGCTGTCGCCGAGGCACTCACAGCACCGGCCCCGCACCACACCCGCCCGGTGCGGTTCGTCTGGTTGCAGGACCCGGTCACCCGCACGCGGCTGCTGGACCGGATGAAAGAGAAGTGGCGTGCCGACCTCACCGGCGACGGCCGCCCGGCCGACTCCGTCGAACGCCGGGTCGCCCGCGGTCAGATCCTCTACGACGCACCCGAAGTCGTCATTCCCTTCCTGGTGCCCGACGGGGCGCACAGCTATCCGGACGCGGTTCGCACCGAGGCCGAGCACACCATGTTCACCGTCGCGGTGGGCGCGGCCGTGCAGGCACTACTGGTCGCGCTGGCGGTGCGCGGCGTGGGCAGTTGCTGGATCGGCTCGACGATCTTCGCCGCCGATCTCGTCCGCGAAGAGCTGGCGCTACCCGCCGAATGGGAGCCACTGGGTGCCGTCGCGATCGGCTACGCCGCCGAGCCGGCGGGCCCGCGTGAGCCGGTGCCGGCCGCGGAGCTGTTGATCCGCAAATGA
- the cofD gene encoding 2-phospho-L-lactate transferase → MKVTVLVGGVGGARFLLGVQRLLGLGQFAQGEDAGHELNAVVNIGDDAWIHGVRICPDLDTCMYTLGGGVDPERGWGHRNETWHAKEELARYGVQPDWFMLGDRDLATHLVRTQMLNAGYSLSQITTALCDRWQPGARLLPASDDRCETHVVITDPTTATRRAIHFQEWWVRHRAQVPTHSFAFVGAEKASATTEAVTAIAEADVILVAPSNPVVSVGAILAVPGIRGALRSTPAPVVGYSPIIGGKPLRGMADACLSVIGVDSTAQAVGRHYGARSGTGVLDCWLVHEGDAADIDGVAVRAVPLLMTSPEATAEMVRAGLDLAGVTV, encoded by the coding sequence GTGAAAGTCACTGTTCTGGTCGGGGGCGTCGGGGGCGCCCGCTTCCTGCTCGGAGTGCAGCGGTTGCTCGGCCTGGGCCAGTTTGCTCAGGGCGAGGATGCCGGCCACGAACTGAACGCCGTCGTCAACATCGGCGACGATGCCTGGATCCACGGCGTGCGCATCTGCCCGGACCTCGACACCTGCATGTACACCCTCGGTGGCGGCGTGGACCCGGAGCGCGGTTGGGGCCATCGGAACGAAACCTGGCATGCCAAAGAGGAACTCGCCCGCTATGGTGTGCAGCCCGACTGGTTCATGCTCGGCGACCGCGATCTGGCCACCCATCTGGTCCGCACCCAGATGCTCAACGCCGGGTATTCGCTCTCGCAGATCACCACCGCACTGTGCGACCGGTGGCAACCGGGCGCACGGTTGCTGCCGGCCAGTGACGACCGTTGCGAGACGCACGTGGTGATCACCGATCCAACCACCGCAACCCGCCGGGCAATCCACTTCCAGGAGTGGTGGGTGCGCCACCGCGCCCAGGTGCCTACCCACAGCTTCGCGTTCGTCGGCGCCGAAAAAGCCTCCGCGACAACCGAAGCGGTGACAGCCATCGCTGAAGCCGATGTCATCCTGGTCGCGCCGTCGAACCCGGTGGTCAGCGTCGGCGCCATCCTGGCCGTTCCCGGGATCCGGGGCGCGCTGCGCTCGACCCCCGCCCCCGTCGTCGGCTACTCCCCCATCATCGGCGGAAAGCCGTTGCGCGGCATGGCCGATGCGTGCCTGTCCGTGATCGGGGTGGACTCCACCGCGCAGGCGGTAGGCCGGCACTACGGCGCCCGCAGCGGGACCGGGGTACTGGACTGCTGGCTGGTGCACGAGGGCGACGCGGCCGACATCGACGGCGTGGCGGTGCGCGCCGTGCCGCTGTTGATGACCAGCCCCGAGGCGACGGCCGAGATGGTGCGGGCCGGGCTGGACCTGGCGGGGGTGACGGTGTGA
- a CDS encoding WhiB family transcriptional regulator: MGGTPHTTPEPAETIMPPVRPHLSVVPDAPAVFEPEPIEEIPADQWQDKALCAQTDPEAFFPEKGGSTREAKKICLGCEVRHECLEYALAHDERFGIWGGLSERERRRLKRGII; the protein is encoded by the coding sequence ATGGGAGGCACACCGCACACCACTCCCGAGCCGGCTGAAACCATCATGCCGCCAGTCCGTCCTCATCTGAGCGTTGTTCCCGATGCGCCCGCTGTGTTCGAGCCGGAGCCGATCGAGGAGATCCCTGCCGATCAGTGGCAGGACAAAGCGCTGTGCGCTCAAACCGACCCCGAAGCCTTCTTCCCGGAGAAGGGCGGCTCCACCCGCGAGGCCAAGAAGATCTGCCTGGGTTGCGAGGTCCGGCACGAGTGCCTCGAGTACGCCCTGGCGCACGACGAGCGCTTCGGCATCTGGGGCGGTCTGTCCGAGCGCGAACGTCGCCGCCTCAAGCGCGGCATCATCTGA
- a CDS encoding metallopeptidase family protein, producing the protein MRGPLLPPTVPGWRSRAERFDMAVLEAYEPIERRWQERVGELDVAVDEIPRISAKDPYSVQWPPEVIADGPIALARLIPAGVDVRGNATRARIVLFRKPIERRAKDTVELGDLLHEILVAQVAIYLDVEPSVIDPSIDD; encoded by the coding sequence CTGCGGGGTCCATTGCTGCCGCCGACGGTGCCGGGCTGGCGCAGCCGGGCCGAGCGGTTCGACATGGCGGTCCTGGAGGCCTACGAACCGATCGAGCGGCGGTGGCAGGAACGGGTCGGCGAACTCGACGTCGCGGTCGACGAGATCCCGCGCATCTCCGCCAAGGATCCCTACAGTGTGCAGTGGCCGCCGGAAGTGATCGCCGACGGGCCGATCGCGCTGGCCCGGCTGATACCGGCCGGCGTCGATGTTCGCGGCAATGCGACAAGAGCGCGAATTGTGTTGTTCCGCAAGCCCATTGAGCGACGAGCGAAAGACACCGTCGAACTCGGCGACTTGCTGCATGAAATCCTGGTGGCCCAGGTGGCCATCTATCTGGACGTGGAACCTTCAGTCATCGACCCCTCGATCGACGACTGA
- a CDS encoding DUF3499 domain-containing protein, producing MNVPRRCCRPGCPHYAVATLTFVYSDSTAVVGPLATAREPHSWDLCVNHAGRITAPRGWELMRHAGPLPTHPDEDDELVALADAVREGGAITRTPALVNGFVASDGFDDVPRSAGAVAEAHLQHAGAHATAPSAGLLAPPEHRSGRRRGHLRVLPDPPG from the coding sequence GTGAACGTACCCCGACGCTGCTGCCGGCCCGGGTGTCCGCATTATGCAGTGGCAACGTTGACGTTCGTCTACTCGGACTCGACGGCGGTGGTCGGCCCGCTCGCTACCGCGCGGGAACCGCACTCGTGGGATCTGTGTGTCAACCACGCCGGCCGCATCACGGCACCGCGCGGCTGGGAACTGATGCGCCATGCCGGGCCGCTGCCCACGCATCCCGATGAGGACGACGAACTGGTTGCGCTGGCCGACGCCGTGCGCGAGGGTGGGGCAATCACCCGAACCCCCGCACTGGTGAACGGCTTCGTGGCCAGCGACGGCTTCGACGACGTGCCGCGCTCCGCGGGCGCCGTGGCCGAGGCCCACCTGCAGCATGCGGGCGCCCACGCCACCGCCCCGAGCGCTGGTCTGCTCGCACCGCCCGAGCACCGCTCCGGACGCCGGCGTGGTCACCTGCGGGTACTGCCGGATCCTCCCGGTTAG
- a CDS encoding phosphomannomutase/phosphoglucomutase, with protein sequence MSWPAEAVHRVIKAYDVRGLVGEQINEALVTDIGAAFARLMRSEGASQVVIGHDMRDSSPSLSAAFAAGVTGQGLDVVRIGLASTDQLYFASGLLDCPGAMFTASHNPAAYNGIKLCRAGAKPVGADTGLTTISEDLIAGVPGHDGPSGNSTDKDVLADYGVFLRSLVNTEGLRPLRVAVDAGNGMAGHTAPAVLGAIDSITLLPLYFELDGTFPNHEANPLDPANLVDLQNFVRETGADIGLAFDGDADRCFVVDERGRPVSPSTVTSLVAARELGREIGATVIHNVITSRAVPELVVERGGTPLRSRVGHSYIKALMAETGAIFGGEHSAHYYFRDFWGADSGMLAALYVLAALGEQDRPLSDLTADYQRYESSGEINFTVADATACVEAVLKAFASRIQSIDHLDGVTVDLGDGSWFNLRSSNTEPLLRLNVEGRSIEDVDAVVAQVSSEIAAQPSEAAP encoded by the coding sequence ATGTCGTGGCCCGCCGAGGCTGTCCACCGTGTCATCAAGGCCTATGACGTCCGCGGCCTGGTCGGCGAACAGATCAACGAGGCGCTGGTCACCGACATCGGGGCGGCGTTCGCCCGGTTGATGCGCAGCGAAGGCGCGAGTCAGGTCGTGATCGGCCACGACATGCGCGACAGTTCACCCTCGCTGTCGGCGGCCTTCGCCGCTGGCGTCACCGGCCAGGGTCTGGACGTGGTGCGCATCGGCCTGGCCTCCACCGACCAGTTGTATTTCGCCTCGGGCCTACTGGACTGTCCCGGCGCCATGTTCACCGCGAGCCACAACCCGGCGGCGTACAACGGCATCAAGCTGTGCCGGGCGGGAGCCAAGCCGGTCGGCGCCGACACCGGGTTGACGACCATCAGCGAGGACCTGATCGCCGGGGTGCCCGGGCACGACGGCCCTTCCGGTAATAGCACCGACAAGGATGTGCTGGCCGACTACGGTGTGTTCCTGCGCTCGCTGGTCAACACCGAGGGACTGCGCCCGTTGCGGGTCGCGGTGGACGCCGGCAACGGCATGGCCGGTCACACCGCACCGGCGGTACTCGGCGCGATCGACTCGATCACGTTGCTGCCCTTGTACTTCGAGCTGGACGGGACATTCCCCAATCACGAGGCCAATCCGCTGGACCCGGCGAACCTGGTGGACCTGCAGAACTTCGTGCGCGAAACCGGCGCCGACATCGGCCTGGCGTTCGACGGCGACGCCGACCGCTGCTTCGTCGTCGACGAGCGCGGCCGGCCCGTCTCGCCGTCCACGGTGACCAGCCTGGTGGCCGCCCGCGAACTGGGCCGCGAGATCGGCGCCACGGTGATCCACAACGTGATCACCTCGCGCGCGGTGCCCGAGTTGGTGGTCGAGCGAGGCGGTACGCCGCTGCGTTCGCGCGTCGGCCACTCTTATATCAAGGCGCTGATGGCCGAAACCGGTGCGATCTTCGGCGGTGAACACTCGGCGCACTACTACTTCCGCGACTTCTGGGGCGCCGACTCCGGCATGCTGGCCGCGCTGTACGTGCTGGCCGCACTCGGCGAACAAGACCGGCCGCTATCCGACCTCACCGCCGACTACCAGCGCTACGAATCCTCCGGCGAGATCAACTTCACCGTCGCCGACGCGACGGCGTGTGTGGAGGCTGTGTTGAAGGCGTTCGCAAGCCGGATCCAGTCCATCGACCACCTGGACGGCGTCACCGTGGACCTCGGCGACGGCAGCTGGTTCAACCTGCGCAGCTCCAACACCGAGCCGCTCTTGCGGCTGAATGTGGAGGGGCGCAGCATCGAGGATGTGGATGCGGTGGTCGCGCAGGTCAGTTCCGAAATCGCGGCTCAGCCAAGCGAGGCCGCTCCGTGA
- a CDS encoding TobH protein, whose protein sequence is MSAVGAVDLEDADGLIAADRDGLLRAASMAGAQVRSVAAALSEGELDSLRGEDRVRSVIWVAGRGAAETAGALLAATLATAAAEPIALVTEAPPWVGPLDVLIVAGDDPGDPALVGAAATGVRRGSRVVVVAPFEGPLRDSTAGRVAVLSPRLPAPEEFGLCRYLAAGLAVLQTIDSRLSIDLAALADELDAEALRNSASRDLFTNPAKTLAARMTDCQVALAGDSAATLALARHGSSVLLRVAQQAAAAAGLGDAVAALRNGPRGFADPADALFHDEEIDGPLPQRLRVLALTLAAERTVVAARVAGFDDVYLIGAEDMQDAPDRPPVPTAAARAEQQLAVLAVRLEMAAVYLRLARG, encoded by the coding sequence GTGAGTGCGGTCGGGGCCGTCGATCTCGAGGACGCTGACGGCCTGATCGCCGCCGACCGGGACGGGCTGCTGCGCGCGGCGTCGATGGCCGGCGCGCAGGTGCGTTCGGTGGCGGCCGCCCTCAGTGAAGGCGAATTGGACTCGCTGCGCGGTGAGGACCGGGTGCGCAGCGTGATCTGGGTGGCCGGTCGCGGCGCCGCCGAGACCGCCGGCGCCTTGCTGGCGGCGACGCTGGCCACCGCGGCCGCCGAGCCGATCGCACTGGTCACCGAGGCGCCGCCGTGGGTCGGCCCGCTCGACGTGCTGATCGTCGCCGGCGACGACCCCGGCGATCCCGCGCTGGTGGGCGCGGCCGCGACCGGGGTGCGCCGAGGTTCGCGGGTGGTCGTGGTGGCGCCGTTCGAGGGCCCGTTGCGTGACTCCACGGCCGGCCGGGTCGCGGTGTTGTCGCCGCGCCTGCCGGCGCCCGAAGAGTTCGGGTTGTGTCGGTATCTCGCCGCCGGGCTGGCGGTGCTGCAGACCATCGACTCCCGGCTGAGCATCGATTTGGCCGCGCTGGCCGACGAACTGGACGCCGAGGCGCTGCGCAACAGTGCAAGCCGGGATCTGTTCACCAACCCGGCCAAGACGTTGGCCGCCCGCATGACCGACTGCCAGGTCGCGCTGGCCGGCGACAGCGCGGCGACCCTGGCGCTGGCGCGGCACGGCAGCTCGGTCCTGTTGCGGGTCGCGCAGCAGGCCGCCGCGGCCGCCGGTCTGGGCGATGCCGTGGCCGCACTGCGCAACGGGCCGCGCGGGTTCGCCGATCCCGCCGACGCGCTCTTCCACGACGAGGAGATCGACGGGCCGCTGCCCCAGCGGCTGCGCGTGCTGGCACTGACGCTGGCCGCCGAGCGGACCGTGGTCGCCGCCCGGGTCGCCGGGTTCGACGACGTCTATCTCATCGGTGCCGAAGATATGCAGGACGCGCCTGACCGGCCCCCCGTGCCGACCGCGGCGGCCCGTGCCGAGCAGCAACTGGCAGTATTGGCCGTTCGGCTGGAGATGGCCGCGGTTTACCTGCGACTGGCACGGGGATAG
- the manA gene encoding mannose-6-phosphate isomerase, class I: MELLRGALRTYAWGSRTAIAEFTGRPVPAAHPEAELWFGAHPGDPAWLETPDGGTSLLAALTADPEGQLGPASRARFGDVLPFLVKVLAADEPLSLQAHPSAAQALEGFAREERLGIPVNSPVRNYRDTSHKPELLVALQPFEALAGFRQASRTIELLRALNVSDLDPFIDLLSAGSDDQSDADGLRALFTTWITAPQPDLDVLVPAVLDGAIVYISSGATEFAAEVKTLLELGERYPGDAGVLAALLLNRITLAPCEAIFLPAGNLHTYLRGFAVEVMANSDNVLRGGLTPKHMDVPELLRVLDFTPTAEAHLRAPMHRDGLERIYDTPTAEFALALLVLDGDNLGHEVDAASSHDGPQILLCAEGSLTVYGKTGSLTLDRGAAAWVGADDGPIRLSAERPAKLFRATVGL, from the coding sequence GTGGAATTGCTACGCGGAGCGTTACGAACGTACGCCTGGGGATCACGCACCGCTATCGCCGAATTCACCGGGCGGCCGGTGCCGGCCGCGCATCCCGAGGCCGAACTGTGGTTCGGCGCCCACCCCGGTGACCCGGCCTGGCTGGAGACACCGGACGGCGGGACGTCGTTGCTGGCCGCACTCACCGCCGACCCGGAGGGGCAACTCGGGCCCGCGTCGCGGGCCAGGTTCGGTGACGTGCTGCCGTTCCTGGTCAAGGTTTTGGCCGCCGATGAGCCGCTGTCGCTGCAGGCGCACCCGAGCGCGGCCCAGGCGCTCGAGGGTTTCGCTCGTGAAGAGCGCCTCGGTATTCCGGTGAACTCGCCGGTGCGCAACTACCGCGACACCAGTCACAAGCCGGAGTTGTTGGTGGCGTTGCAGCCCTTCGAGGCGCTGGCCGGTTTCCGTCAGGCGTCGCGGACCATCGAGTTGCTGCGGGCCCTGAACGTGTCCGACCTGGACCCGTTCATCGATTTGCTCAGCGCGGGGTCCGACGACCAATCCGACGCCGACGGCCTGCGCGCGCTGTTCACCACCTGGATCACCGCACCGCAGCCCGACCTCGACGTACTGGTGCCCGCCGTGCTCGACGGCGCGATCGTGTACATCAGTTCCGGCGCAACGGAGTTCGCGGCCGAGGTCAAGACGCTGCTGGAACTGGGGGAGCGTTACCCCGGTGACGCCGGGGTGCTCGCGGCGCTGCTGCTCAACCGCATCACCCTGGCCCCGTGTGAGGCCATCTTCCTGCCGGCCGGCAACCTGCACACCTACCTGCGCGGTTTCGCGGTGGAGGTGATGGCCAACTCCGACAACGTGTTACGCGGCGGCCTCACGCCCAAGCACATGGACGTTCCAGAGTTGCTGCGGGTGCTGGATTTCACTCCGACGGCCGAGGCGCACCTGCGCGCGCCGATGCACCGCGACGGCCTGGAACGGATCTACGACACCCCGACCGCCGAGTTCGCGCTCGCACTGCTGGTGCTCGACGGCGACAACCTCGGCCACGAAGTCGACGCGGCATCGAGCCACGACGGGCCGCAGATCCTGTTGTGCGCGGAGGGATCTCTGACCGTCTACGGCAAGACCGGGTCGCTGACCCTTGACCGCGGCGCCGCCGCGTGGGTCGGTGCCGACGACGGCCCCATCCGGCTCTCCGCGGAGCGTCCGGCCAAGCTGTTCCGGGCTACCGTGGGCTTGTGA
- a CDS encoding FAD-dependent oxidoreductase, whose protein sequence is MVIGASIAGLSAARVLSDFYGRVTVFERDDLPSAPANRATVPQDRHLHMLMARGANEFESLFPGLLDDMVAAGVPMLENRPDCIHLGAAGHVLGTGHTLRDEFTAYVPSRPHLEWQIRRRVLAIDNVEIVRRPVAEPRFEPALQRVTGVLLDPAVSGEEPEFVAADLVVDAAGRGTRLPVWLDQWGYQRAPEATVDIGINYATHQFRMPEGLIAEKVVVAGASHDKSLGLGMLYYEDGTWVLTTFGVAHEKPPRTFPEMLALAEDLLPEHFNKALTQAEPLGEPAYHAFPVSRWRRYHKLERFPAGIVPFGDAVASFNPTFGQGMTMTSIQAGNLRRALQAPEGDLAATLARLTAKTTFPVWMMNAIGDVALHHASGDPEPRWWRPVGGLFDQFLGAAETDPVLAEWFLRRFSLLDSLYMIPPARLIGRTMAHNMRLWLKERKELRAQSRQRGLVTSPR, encoded by the coding sequence GTGGTGATCGGTGCGAGCATCGCCGGGCTGTCCGCGGCCCGGGTGCTTTCCGACTTCTACGGGCGGGTGACCGTCTTCGAACGGGACGACCTGCCGAGCGCACCGGCCAACCGCGCGACCGTCCCCCAGGATCGTCATCTGCACATGCTGATGGCGCGCGGCGCCAACGAGTTCGAGAGCCTGTTCCCCGGCCTGCTGGACGACATGGTGGCGGCGGGTGTTCCGATGCTGGAGAACCGGCCGGACTGCATCCACCTGGGCGCCGCCGGTCACGTGCTGGGCACCGGGCACACGCTGCGCGACGAGTTCACCGCCTACGTGCCCAGCCGTCCGCACCTGGAGTGGCAGATCCGGCGCCGCGTTCTGGCGATCGACAACGTCGAGATCGTGCGGCGCCCGGTCGCCGAGCCGCGTTTCGAACCGGCGCTGCAGCGGGTGACCGGGGTGTTGCTGGACCCGGCCGTATCCGGCGAGGAACCCGAATTCGTCGCCGCGGATCTGGTGGTCGACGCCGCCGGCCGCGGCACCCGGCTGCCGGTATGGCTGGACCAGTGGGGCTATCAGCGTGCCCCGGAGGCGACGGTCGACATCGGAATCAACTACGCCACACACCAATTCCGCATGCCCGAGGGGCTGATCGCGGAGAAGGTAGTGGTCGCCGGCGCTTCGCACGACAAGTCGCTGGGGCTGGGCATGCTGTACTACGAGGACGGCACCTGGGTGCTGACCACGTTCGGCGTGGCGCACGAGAAACCGCCGCGGACCTTCCCCGAAATGCTCGCGCTGGCAGAGGATCTGCTGCCGGAGCACTTCAATAAAGCGCTGACGCAGGCCGAACCGCTCGGTGAGCCGGCGTATCACGCGTTCCCGGTGAGCAGATGGCGTCGTTACCACAAGCTGGAGCGCTTCCCGGCGGGCATCGTGCCGTTCGGCGATGCGGTGGCCAGCTTCAACCCGACGTTCGGGCAGGGCATGACGATGACGTCGATTCAGGCCGGCAACCTGCGCCGGGCGCTGCAGGCACCAGAGGGTGACCTGGCGGCCACACTCGCGCGGTTGACCGCCAAGACGACCTTCCCGGTGTGGATGATGAACGCGATCGGCGATGTGGCCCTGCACCACGCGTCCGGGGACCCGGAGCCACGGTGGTGGCGACCGGTCGGCGGGCTGTTCGATCAGTTTCTCGGCGCCGCCGAGACGGATCCCGTTCTGGCGGAATGGTTTTTGCGCCGGTTCTCGCTGCTGGACAGCCTCTACATGATTCCGCCGGCCCGGCTGATCGGGCGGACCATGGCGCACAACATGCGACTGTGGTTGAAGGAGCGCAAAGAACTTCGCGCTCAGAGCCGGCAGCGCGGGCTGGTCACAAGCCCACGGTAG
- a CDS encoding amino acid permease gives MSGRWRTKSVEQSIADTDEPTTRLRKDLTWLDLVVFGVSVVIGAGIFTVTASTAGDITGPAIWISFLIAAGTCALAALCYAEFASTLPVAGSAYTFSYATFGEFLAWIIGWNLVLELAIGAAVVAKGWSSYLGTVFGFAGGTVALGPIDFDWGALLIVVLVAILLALGTKLSSRFSAVVTAIKVSVVILVVIVGSFYIKAANYTPFIPKPEAEHQGRGMDQSVLSLLTGAGGSHYGWYGVLAGASIVFFAFIGFDIVATMAEETKNPQRDVPRGILASLGVVTLLYVAVAVVLSGMVSYTQLRSVPGHGQANLATAFQANGIYWASGIISVGALAGLTTVVMVLMLGQCRVLFAMARDGLLPRGLAKTSARGTPVRITMLVAAVIAATAAVFPINKLEEMVNVGTLFAFVLVSAGVIVLRKTRPDLPRGFSAPWVPVLPVASVCACLWLMLNLTALTWVRFGVWLLVGVAIYVGYGRRHSVQARREKGDADLDI, from the coding sequence ATGTCCGGTCGCTGGCGCACGAAATCGGTCGAGCAATCGATTGCCGATACCGACGAGCCGACCACCCGGCTCCGCAAGGATCTGACCTGGCTGGACCTGGTGGTCTTCGGGGTCTCGGTGGTGATCGGGGCCGGCATCTTCACCGTCACCGCGTCCACCGCTGGCGACATCACCGGACCGGCCATCTGGATCTCGTTTCTGATCGCCGCCGGCACCTGCGCGCTGGCGGCGCTGTGCTACGCCGAGTTCGCGTCGACGCTTCCGGTGGCGGGCAGTGCCTACACGTTCTCCTATGCCACCTTCGGCGAGTTTCTGGCCTGGATCATCGGCTGGAATCTGGTGCTGGAGCTGGCGATCGGCGCGGCCGTGGTCGCCAAGGGCTGGTCCAGCTACCTGGGTACGGTCTTCGGTTTTGCCGGCGGCACCGTCGCGCTCGGGCCGATCGACTTCGACTGGGGCGCGCTACTGATCGTCGTGCTGGTGGCCATACTGCTGGCGTTGGGCACCAAGTTGTCGTCCCGGTTCTCCGCGGTGGTCACCGCCATCAAGGTCTCGGTCGTCATCCTGGTCGTCATCGTCGGCTCCTTCTATATCAAGGCCGCCAACTACACCCCGTTCATTCCCAAACCCGAGGCCGAGCACCAGGGCCGCGGCATGGACCAATCCGTGCTGTCGCTGCTGACCGGTGCGGGCGGCAGCCACTACGGCTGGTACGGCGTCCTGGCGGGCGCGTCCATCGTGTTCTTCGCCTTCATCGGGTTCGACATCGTCGCGACCATGGCCGAAGAGACCAAGAACCCGCAGCGCGACGTCCCGCGCGGCATCCTGGCCTCCCTCGGGGTGGTGACGCTGCTCTATGTGGCGGTGGCCGTGGTGCTGTCCGGGATGGTGTCCTACACCCAGCTGCGCAGTGTCCCCGGGCACGGGCAGGCGAACCTGGCCACCGCGTTCCAGGCCAACGGCATCTACTGGGCCAGCGGAATCATCTCGGTCGGAGCGCTGGCCGGCCTGACCACGGTGGTGATGGTCCTGATGCTCGGTCAGTGCCGCGTGCTGTTCGCGATGGCGCGCGACGGCCTGCTGCCCCGGGGGCTGGCCAAGACCTCGGCTCGTGGCACCCCGGTGCGGATCACCATGCTGGTCGCGGCGGTGATCGCGGCGACGGCCGCGGTGTTCCCGATTAACAAGCTCGAAGAGATGGTCAACGTCGGCACGCTGTTCGCCTTCGTGCTGGTGTCGGCCGGCGTCATCGTGCTCCGCAAAACCCGACCGGACCTGCCCCGGGGCTTCAGCGCGCCGTGGGTGCCGGTGCTGCCGGTCGCGTCGGTGTGCGCGTGCCTGTGGCTGATGCTCAACCTGACGGCGCTGACCTGGGTCCGGTTCGGCGTCTGGCTGCTGGTGGGCGTCGCCATCTACGTCGGCTACGGCCGCCGGCACTCGGTGCAGGCCCGGCGGGAGAAGGGTGACGCCGACCTGGACATTTAA